A window from Anser cygnoides isolate HZ-2024a breed goose chromosome 1, Taihu_goose_T2T_genome, whole genome shotgun sequence encodes these proteins:
- the SMO gene encoding protein smoothened — protein sequence MAAAEPGRPGRGGRAAAGPGPCRRGGGGGAGVAVGAGAGLGAGGPRRPPPSAAAAPPAAAAPGERLGPPERCRRPAACERLRFGACLGSALPYAATSTLLAADSASQEEAHGKLLLWSGLRNAPRCWDVIQPLLCAVYMPKCEDGQVELPSQTLCQATRAPCTIVERERGWPDFLKCTPDRFPEGCPNEVQNIKFNSSGQCEAPLVRTDNPKSWYEDVEGCGIQCQNPLFTEKEHREMHVYIAAFSSVTIFCTFFTLATFVADWRNSNRYPAVILFYVNACFFVGSIGWLAQFMDGARDEIVCRADGTMRLGEPTSNETLSCVIIFVIVYYSLMSGVIWFVMLTYAWHTSFKALGTTYQPLLGKTSYFHLITWSIPFVLTVAILAVAQVDGDSVSGICFVGYKNYRYRAGFVLAPIGLVLIVGGYFLIRGVMTLFSIKSNHPGLLSEKAASKINETMLRLGIFGFLAFGFVFITFGCHFYDFFNQAEWERSFREYVLCEANVTIATQTNKPIPECEIKNRPSLLVEKINLFAMFGTGVSMSTWVWTKATLLIWKRTWCRLTGQSDDQPKRIKKSKMIAKAFSKRKELLRDPGQELSFSMHTVSHDGPVAGLAFDINEPSADVSSAWAQHVTKMVARRGAILPQDVSVTPVATPVPPEERANLWVVEADVSPELQKRSRKKKRRKKKKDEVCPGPERCAGGSADPPASSSAVPRLPRLPLQPCLVAVPRRCGGDAFVPAVLPGLAGGRPEGSVAGGPWDGRSRRAIVPHLISNPFCPESGSPEDESPGPSGGGWRHNGGPRWPPEALPNGGGTRTWGRRTGLAPIHSRTNLVDAELLDADSDF from the exons atggcggcggcggagcccggGAGGCCCGGGAGGGGCGGCagggccgcggccgggcccgggccgtgtcggcggggcggcgggggcggcgcgggggtgGCTGTGGGCGCTGGCGCTGGGCTTGGCGCTGggggcccccgccgcccccctccctcggccgccgccgccccccccgccgccgccgcccccggtgAACGCCTCGGGCCCCCCGAGCGGTGCCGGCGCCCCGCGGCCTGCGAGCGGCTCCGGTTCGGAGCGTGCCTGGGCTCGGCGCTGCCCTACGCCGCCACCTCCACGCTGCTGGCCGCCGACTCCGCCTCGCAGGAGGAGGCTCACggcaagctgctgctgtggtcCG GCCTGCGCAACGCCCCGCGCTGCTGGGACGTCATCCAGCCCCTGCTGTGCGCCGTCTACATGCCCAAGTGCGAGGACGGGCAGGTGGAGCTGCCCAGCCAGACCCTCTGCCAGGCCACCCGCGCGCCCTGCACCATCGTGGAGCGCGAGCGCGGCTGGCCCGACTTCCTCAAGTGCACGCCCGACCGCTTCCCCGAGGGCTGCCCG AACGAGGTGCAGAACATCAAGTTCAACAGCTCGGGGCAGTGCGAGGCGCCGCTGGTGCGGACGGACAACCCCAAGAGCTGGTACGAGGACGTGGAGGGCTGCGGGATCCAGTGCCAGAACCCGCTCTTCACCGAGAAGGAGCACCGCGAGATGCACGTCTACATCGCCGCCTTCAGCTCCGTCACCATCTTCTGCACCTTCTTCACCCTG GCCACGTTCGTCGCCGACTGGAGGAACTCCAACCGCTACCCCGCCGTCATCCTCTTCTACGTCAACGCCTGCTTCTTCGTGGGCAGCATCGGCTGGCTGGCGCAGTTCATGGACGGCGCCCGCGACGAGATCGTGTGCCGCGCCGACGGCACCATGCGCCTGGGGGAGCCCAC CTCCAACGAGACGCTGTCCTGCGTCATCATCTTCGTCATCGTCTACTACTCGCTGATGTCGGGCGTCATCTGGTTCGTCATGCTGACCTACGCCTGGCACACCTCCTTCAAGGCGCTGGGCACCACCTACCAGCCGCTGCTGGGCAAGACCTCCTACTTCCACCTCATCACCTGGTCCATCCCCTTCGTCCTCACCGTGGCCATCCTGGCCGTGGCGCAG GTGGACGGTGACTCCGTCAGCGGCATCTGCTTCGTGGGGTACAAGAACTACCGGTACCGCGCCGGCTTCGTCCTGGCGCCCATCGGGCTCGTCCTCATCGTGGGGGGCTATTTTCTCATCCGGG GGGTCATGACGCTCTTCTCCATCAAGAGCAACCACCCCGGGCTGCTGAGCGAGAAGGCGGCCAGCAAGATCAACGAGACCATGCTGCGGCTGG GCATCTTCGGCTTCTTGGCCTTCGGCTTCGTCTTCATCACGTTCGGCTGCCACTTCTACGACTTCTTCAACCAGGCCGAGTGGGAGCGCAGCTTTCGGGAATACGTCCT GTGCGAGGCCAACGTGACCATCGCCACGCAGACCAACAAGCCCATCCCGGAGTGCGAGATCAAGAACCGGCCGAGCCTGCTGGTGGAGAAGATCAACCTCTTCGCCATGTTCGGCACCGGCGTCTCCATGAGCACCTGGGTCTGGACCAAGGCCACCCTGCTCATCTGGAAGCGCACCTGGTGCAG GCTGACGGGGCAGAGCGACGACCAGCCCAAGAGGATCAAGAAGAGCAAGATGATCGCCAAAGCCTTCTCCAAGCGCAAGGAGCTGCTGCGCGACCCGGGCCAGGAGCTGTCCTTCAGCATGCACACCGTCTCGCACGACGGCCCCGTGG CCGGTTTAGCGTTTGACATCAACGAGCCTTCGGCCGACGTGTCCTCGGCGTGGGCCCAGCACGTCACCAAGATGGTGGCCAGGAGAGGGGCCATCCTGCCCCAGGACGTCTCCGTGACACCCGTGGCGACGCCTG TGCCGCCGGAGGAGAGGGCCAACCTCTGGGTGGTGGAGGCCGACGTCTCCCCGGAGCTGCAGAAGCGCAGCCGCAAGAAGAAgcggaggaagaagaagaaggacgAGGTGTGCCCGGGCCCCGAGCGTTGCGCTGGGGGCTCCGCGGaccccccagcctccagcagcgcCGTGCCTCGcctgccccggctgcccctccagccctgcctggtgGCCGTGCCCCGCCGCTGTGGGGGGGACGCCTTCGTCCCCGCCGTCCTCCCGGGGCTCGCAGGCGGCCGGCCCGAAGGCAGCGTCGCCGGGGGGCCGTGGGACGGGCGCAGCCGCAGAGCCATCGTCCCCCACCTCATCAGCAACCCCTTCTGCCCCGAGAGCGGGTCCCCGGAGGACGAGAGCCCCGGCCCCAGCGGCGGGGGCTGGCGGCACAACGGGGGTCCCCGCTGGCCCCCCGAGGCCCTGCCCAACGGCGGGGGGACGAGGACTTGGGGCCGACGCACCGGCTTGGCCCCCATCCACTCTCGGACCAACCTGGTGGACGCGGAGCTGCTGGACGCCGACTCGGACTTCTGA